In Candidatus Roseilinea sp., one DNA window encodes the following:
- a CDS encoding 3-oxoacyl-ACP reductase, whose amino-acid sequence MNDVSSLPVAVITGAAGGIGKGCAIQLAADGYAVVIADLRGEAAQATAEAFAAQGRRALAVPVDITDPDACAAMIARAVEAFGRVDVLVNSAGISKPEPSLDVSPESWRRMIEVQLNGVFFASQAAGRQMVKQGWGGCIVNISSINAEAAFPMRTAYSCAKAGVNMMTKTLAIEWAQYGIRVNAVGPCHTETEMTAENIRRGAVSVDVLKKRIPLGRLAKVEDVANAVSFLCSPKAAFITGHALYVDGGYLAFGYW is encoded by the coding sequence ATGAACGACGTCTCATCCCTTCCCGTCGCCGTGATCACCGGCGCGGCCGGCGGCATCGGCAAAGGCTGCGCCATCCAACTCGCCGCCGATGGCTACGCCGTAGTCATCGCCGACCTGCGCGGCGAAGCGGCCCAAGCGACCGCCGAGGCGTTCGCCGCGCAAGGCCGGCGGGCCCTGGCCGTGCCGGTGGACATCACCGACCCCGACGCGTGCGCAGCGATGATCGCCCGCGCGGTCGAGGCATTTGGCCGCGTGGATGTGCTGGTGAACAGCGCCGGCATCAGCAAGCCCGAACCGTCGCTCGACGTCTCGCCCGAGAGCTGGCGGCGCATGATCGAGGTGCAGCTCAACGGCGTGTTCTTCGCCTCGCAGGCCGCCGGACGACAGATGGTCAAACAGGGCTGGGGCGGCTGCATTGTGAACATCTCTTCGATCAACGCCGAGGCTGCCTTTCCCATGCGCACAGCCTACTCGTGCGCCAAGGCCGGCGTGAACATGATGACCAAGACACTGGCCATCGAGTGGGCGCAGTACGGCATCCGCGTCAACGCCGTCGGGCCGTGCCACACCGAGACCGAGATGACCGCCGAGAACATCCGGCGCGGCGCGGTGAGCGTGGACGTGCTGAAGAAGCGCATCCCGCTGGGCCGGCTGGCGAAGGTCGAAGACGTGGCCAACGCGGTGTCCTTCCTGTGCTCCCCCAAGGCCGCCTTCATCACCGGCCACGCGCTCTACGTGGACGGCGGCTACCTGGCGTTCGGCTACTGGTGA
- a CDS encoding ABC transporter permease, which produces MTTYLIRRLFVIVVMAFIIAFASFILLSIAPGGPLQEIAARQSTTQRNDLDLIERTMKRYDLDIFLIPRFLRWLTGHPRGPIEIGGQQFFADLQVGCLKEGRARLVYPDGRVVELDCEKPVFLRDLAGRPVSDGILRLDFGKSTQILREQPVMRLFESRIVNTLLLMGISTFLSIAIAIPLGIVSAVKQYSRFDYTVTTLAFIGSGMPTLFMGIMGILIFAVLFKEAGLPYLPAGTAESPRDTVIPIFGTIKAGSFIDRLWHLVLPVMILTIFNLAQWSRFIRSSMLEVLRQDYVRTARAKGLIERVVIVKHAMRNALIPFVTLLAGVLPALFGGAIITESVFNYPGMGRLFVASLTAGDYNVAIGFILISTFLVLIGYLLSDVLYTVVDPRIRLS; this is translated from the coding sequence TTGACAACTTATCTAATTCGCAGGCTGTTCGTGATTGTGGTGATGGCGTTCATCATCGCGTTCGCGTCGTTCATTCTGCTGAGCATCGCCCCCGGCGGGCCGCTGCAGGAAATCGCCGCGCGCCAAAGCACGACGCAACGCAACGACCTCGACTTGATCGAGCGCACGATGAAGCGCTATGATCTGGACATCTTCCTGATCCCCCGTTTTCTGCGCTGGCTGACCGGCCATCCCCGCGGGCCGATCGAGATCGGCGGACAACAATTCTTCGCCGACCTGCAAGTGGGATGCCTCAAAGAGGGTCGCGCCCGGCTCGTCTATCCCGACGGGCGCGTGGTTGAGCTGGACTGCGAAAAGCCGGTCTTCTTGCGGGATCTCGCGGGCCGTCCGGTTAGCGATGGCATTTTGCGGCTCGACTTCGGCAAGTCCACCCAAATCCTGCGTGAACAGCCGGTGATGCGCCTGTTCGAGAGCCGCATCGTCAACACGCTGTTGCTGATGGGCATCTCCACTTTCTTGTCCATCGCCATCGCGATTCCCCTGGGGATCGTTTCGGCGGTCAAGCAGTACTCGCGCTTTGACTATACCGTCACGACGCTGGCCTTCATCGGCTCGGGCATGCCCACGCTGTTCATGGGCATCATGGGCATCCTGATCTTCGCGGTGTTGTTCAAAGAGGCGGGGCTGCCTTACCTGCCGGCCGGCACGGCCGAATCGCCGCGCGACACGGTCATCCCCATCTTCGGCACGATCAAGGCGGGCTCGTTCATTGACCGGCTGTGGCACTTGGTGCTGCCGGTGATGATTCTGACCATCTTCAATCTGGCGCAGTGGAGCCGATTCATCCGCTCCTCGATGCTGGAGGTGCTGCGGCAGGACTACGTGCGCACGGCGCGCGCCAAAGGGTTGATCGAGCGCGTGGTGATCGTGAAGCACGCCATGCGCAACGCGCTCATCCCGTTCGTGACCTTGCTGGCCGGTGTGTTGCCGGCGCTGTTCGGCGGGGCGATCATCACCGAGAGCGTTTTCAACTATCCCGGCATGGGCCGACTGTTCGTCGCGTCGCTCACGGCCGGCGACTACAACGTGGCCATCGGCTTCATCTTGATCTCCACCTTCCTGGTGTTGATCGGCTACTTACTCTCGGATGTACTCTACACCGTCGTGGATCCGCGCATCCGGCTGTCGTAG
- a CDS encoding peptide ABC transporter substrate-binding protein produces MQTRKPYAVLAAAAAASLILTACPAPQAAAPIVQTVEVRVTEVVEVVKEVEKEVEKIVEVTATPVPEWTRPHPILSDIRVRQAIAHCTNPVELIGSVYGFLPEEQRTKQLMDTFIPKDSPWYAKNIDPNANIVQYTFDITRANQLLDEAGWKLPEGARIRANDKGEPLAIRFTTTNAPFRQTWGAVWVSQLQRCGIQLLPSYIPGSIWFGGNSGLRRRDFDIGAFAWVGETEPPGPTLYACDQIPTPANNWNGQNYMGWCNERASNAIKQANNTLNLEERQKNYVIVQEEFSKDMVSLPLFQRLEATAYNKDLKGLRPDPTEYWSANSHEFELPGRDTIVAALGQEPASLFLLQESAAVAVIVGQLIYGVDVTQYSYGFQNVGLEGEDFPRIENGGATLTEVEIKDGDVLVNANGDVGTFKDGKLTDADGNELALKVKNAAGEEVDLVAGVKVPQLSVTFKFKPRKWSDGEDLKNADFELGYKVACDRESGNTSYFVCDRTAKHEVLADGLGYTVTYVPGYLNPTYFLPPYGYYPSHRVVETDGEYKGKTLAEVAPKDFKNLPELTDKPLGTGPFVVDTWDKGSKIVLKANPNFYLGEPKAKEIVIQIFDANPAGAVAALLQGTVDIVGKEVIGAGQELETVIKEAQAGKINAEPIASPTWEHADMNLNTR; encoded by the coding sequence ATGCAAACCCGAAAACCCTATGCCGTACTGGCTGCCGCCGCAGCAGCCAGCCTGATCCTTACAGCCTGCCCAGCGCCGCAAGCGGCTGCCCCGATCGTGCAAACCGTCGAGGTCCGCGTGACCGAGGTCGTCGAGGTTGTCAAGGAGGTCGAGAAGGAAGTCGAGAAGATCGTCGAGGTCACGGCCACGCCGGTGCCGGAGTGGACGCGGCCGCATCCGATTCTTAGCGACATTCGCGTTCGCCAGGCGATCGCCCACTGCACCAACCCGGTCGAGCTGATCGGCTCGGTCTACGGGTTCTTGCCGGAGGAGCAGCGCACCAAGCAGCTCATGGACACCTTCATCCCGAAGGACTCGCCATGGTATGCCAAGAACATTGACCCGAACGCGAATATCGTTCAATATACCTTCGACATCACTCGAGCGAACCAGTTGCTCGACGAAGCGGGCTGGAAGTTGCCCGAAGGCGCGCGCATCCGCGCCAACGACAAGGGCGAGCCGCTGGCCATTCGCTTCACCACCACCAACGCGCCGTTCCGCCAGACCTGGGGCGCAGTATGGGTGAGCCAGTTGCAACGGTGCGGCATCCAGCTGCTGCCGTCGTATATCCCCGGCTCGATCTGGTTCGGCGGCAACTCCGGCCTGCGCAGGCGTGACTTCGACATCGGCGCCTTCGCCTGGGTGGGCGAGACCGAGCCGCCCGGCCCGACGCTGTATGCCTGCGACCAGATTCCGACGCCGGCCAACAATTGGAACGGCCAAAACTACATGGGCTGGTGCAACGAGCGCGCGAGCAACGCCATCAAGCAGGCCAACAACACGCTCAACCTCGAAGAGCGCCAGAAGAACTACGTGATCGTGCAGGAAGAGTTCAGCAAGGACATGGTCTCGCTGCCGCTCTTCCAGCGCCTGGAGGCCACCGCTTACAACAAGGACCTGAAGGGTCTGCGCCCCGACCCGACAGAGTACTGGTCGGCCAACTCGCATGAGTTCGAACTGCCCGGCCGCGACACCATCGTCGCCGCGCTCGGCCAAGAGCCGGCATCGCTGTTCCTGTTGCAGGAGAGCGCTGCAGTCGCCGTGATCGTCGGGCAGCTGATCTACGGCGTGGACGTGACGCAGTACAGCTACGGCTTCCAGAACGTCGGCCTGGAGGGCGAGGACTTCCCGCGCATCGAGAACGGCGGCGCCACGCTGACCGAGGTCGAGATCAAGGACGGCGACGTGCTGGTCAACGCCAACGGCGACGTCGGCACTTTCAAGGATGGCAAGCTGACCGACGCCGACGGCAACGAGCTGGCACTCAAGGTCAAGAACGCCGCCGGCGAGGAAGTGGACCTGGTCGCCGGCGTCAAGGTGCCGCAACTGTCGGTGACCTTCAAGTTCAAGCCGCGCAAGTGGAGCGATGGCGAGGATCTCAAGAACGCCGACTTCGAGCTGGGCTACAAGGTCGCCTGCGACCGCGAGTCGGGCAACACCAGCTACTTCGTCTGCGATCGCACAGCCAAGCACGAGGTGCTGGCGGATGGCCTCGGCTATACGGTGACCTACGTGCCCGGCTATCTGAACCCGACCTACTTCTTGCCGCCCTACGGCTACTACCCGTCGCACCGCGTGGTGGAGACCGACGGCGAGTACAAGGGCAAGACGCTGGCCGAAGTCGCTCCGAAAGACTTCAAGAACCTGCCGGAGTTGACCGACAAGCCACTGGGCACCGGCCCATTCGTGGTGGACACCTGGGACAAAGGCTCGAAGATCGTGCTGAAGGCCAACCCGAACTTCTACCTGGGCGAGCCGAAGGCCAAGGAGATCGTCATCCAGATCTTCGACGCCAATCCGGCCGGCGCGGTGGCGGCCCTGCTGCAAGGCACGGTGGACATCGTCGGCAAGGAAGTGATCGGCGCAGGTCAGGAACTGGAGACGGTGATCAAGGAAGCGCAGGCCGGCAAGATCAACGCCGAGCCGATCGCCAGCCCAACCTGGGAACACGCCGACATGAACCTCAACACGCGGTAG
- a CDS encoding ABC transporter permease, translating to MSGMTRGYIIRRILMWGLTVWLGATLIFAIPRLAPGDPIAAMVLRMSAQGQIIENSAELIQAWRERFGLDGPWYVQYINWLRNCLTLDFGYSLTQFPAKVWEMIWRALPWTIALLTFAVIITFLLGNLIGALLGWRRTPTLVRNLLPITLTFSSIPPFIFGLLLLFIFAYTLDLFPNQGAYDSRNLQPGFTLEFIASAIHHAILPSMAIVLTSMGGWALGMRGMMITTDGEDYMILAQAKGLRTPRLFFRYAVRNALLPQLTALALSLGLLVGGSVLIETYFVYPGVGYLLYYSITNGDYTLMQGIVYILILTTATAVLIIDLLYPLIDPRITYQKR from the coding sequence ATGAGTGGCATGACGCGCGGATACATCATCCGCAGGATTTTGATGTGGGGGCTAACGGTGTGGCTCGGCGCCACGCTGATCTTCGCCATCCCGCGCCTCGCCCCCGGCGACCCGATCGCGGCGATGGTGTTACGCATGTCGGCGCAAGGCCAAATCATCGAGAACAGCGCCGAATTGATCCAGGCCTGGCGCGAGCGCTTTGGCTTGGATGGGCCGTGGTACGTGCAATACATCAACTGGCTGCGCAACTGCCTGACGCTCGACTTCGGCTACTCACTGACGCAGTTTCCGGCCAAAGTATGGGAGATGATCTGGCGCGCGCTGCCGTGGACGATCGCGCTCCTGACCTTCGCCGTCATCATCACCTTCCTGCTCGGCAACCTGATCGGCGCGCTGCTGGGCTGGCGCCGCACGCCAACGCTGGTGCGCAACCTGCTGCCCATCACCCTTACGTTCTCTTCTATCCCGCCGTTCATCTTCGGGCTGTTGCTGCTATTCATCTTCGCCTACACGCTCGACCTCTTTCCTAACCAGGGGGCATACGATTCGCGCAACCTCCAACCGGGCTTCACGCTGGAGTTCATCGCCAGCGCTATTCACCATGCGATCCTGCCTTCCATGGCCATCGTGCTCACCAGCATGGGCGGTTGGGCGCTGGGCATGCGCGGCATGATGATCACGACCGACGGCGAGGACTACATGATCCTGGCGCAGGCCAAAGGGCTGCGCACGCCGCGCCTGTTCTTCCGCTACGCCGTGCGCAACGCGCTGCTGCCCCAATTGACGGCGCTGGCCTTGTCCTTGGGCTTGTTGGTGGGCGGATCGGTGCTGATCGAGACCTACTTCGTCTACCCCGGCGTGGGCTATCTGCTGTATTACAGCATCACGAACGGCGATTACACGCTGATGCAGGGTATCGTCTATATCCTGATCCTGACGACGGCGACCGCGGTGCTCATCATTGACTTGCTATACCCGCTCATTGACCCACGAATCACCTATCAAAAACGCTGA
- a CDS encoding peptide ABC transporter permease, whose protein sequence is MATLTAEPIAAQPAKATRINRWDSPWLNPKLIIGLIMVLSVALSGVIGGLFWDLRLARVGTSPQDLPPAFMPGGTWAHPLGTENSGRDMLAVILTGAPRSFRIGLIAATIGLLVGVVLGCLAGFLGGWVDRVILIASDAWITIPSLAVLIVISAFVRQISAETMAVLIAMFAWPGPTRLIRAQVLTLRERGYIRMARLSGANTFDVIFREMMPNMLPYIAASFTGNVSGAILASAGLEALGLGPTRIPTLGMTIFYANQASAVIRGMWWWWGFPFLVLAIIFSGLFLIAIGLDEVANPRLRGLQVKQ, encoded by the coding sequence ATGGCGACACTGACTGCTGAACCCATTGCCGCTCAGCCAGCGAAAGCGACGCGCATCAACCGGTGGGATTCGCCCTGGCTCAACCCTAAGCTCATCATCGGCCTGATCATGGTGCTGAGCGTCGCGCTGTCCGGCGTGATCGGTGGGCTGTTCTGGGATTTGCGGCTCGCCCGCGTGGGCACCTCGCCGCAAGACCTGCCGCCGGCGTTCATGCCCGGTGGGACGTGGGCGCACCCGCTCGGCACCGAGAACAGCGGCCGCGACATGCTGGCCGTAATCCTGACCGGTGCGCCGCGTTCGTTCCGCATCGGGTTGATCGCGGCCACCATCGGCTTGCTGGTGGGCGTGGTGCTCGGTTGTCTGGCCGGCTTCCTGGGCGGCTGGGTGGACCGCGTGATCCTGATCGCATCGGACGCGTGGATCACCATCCCCAGCCTCGCCGTGCTGATCGTGATCTCTGCGTTCGTGCGGCAGATCAGCGCCGAGACGATGGCGGTGCTGATCGCGATGTTCGCCTGGCCCGGCCCGACGCGCCTGATCCGCGCCCAAGTGCTCACCCTGCGCGAACGCGGCTACATCCGCATGGCACGGCTATCCGGCGCGAACACCTTCGACGTGATCTTCCGCGAGATGATGCCGAACATGTTGCCTTACATCGCGGCCAGTTTCACCGGCAATGTGTCCGGTGCAATTCTGGCCTCGGCCGGCCTGGAGGCGCTCGGCCTTGGCCCAACGCGTATCCCCACGCTGGGCATGACGATTTTCTACGCCAACCAGGCCTCCGCCGTGATTCGCGGCATGTGGTGGTGGTGGGGCTTCCCCTTCCTGGTGCTCGCCATCATCTTCTCCGGCCTCTTCCTCATCGCCATCGGCCTGGACGAAGTGGCCAACCCGCGCCTGCGGGGATTGCAGGTGAAGCAGTAG
- a CDS encoding dipeptide/oligopeptide/nickel ABC transporter ATP-binding protein, translating to MVEGSTLSHSPNGSRPVVLDVQDLRVHYATPRGDVIAVNGISFQVYQGETVGLVGESGCGKTTTAMAILRLVQPPGRIIGGRALIEGTDLVPLTEKQLRELRWNKLALIPQGAMNSLNPVMRIKDQIGDAIITHEGKQPRDVLKQRILDLLNQVGLPARVYNMYPHELSGGMKQRVCVAMAIALNPPLIIADEPTSALDVVVQRVVAQTLLDVKQRLGVSMILIGHDMGLQAQLVDRIIVMYAGNIVEIAPVREAFKNPLHPYTQLLIASIPSIKERKPLKVTEGLTHDLRNPPPGCVFQFRCPYAREICRSLRPQLKAYGVEHFTACHIYENPMLYENSAPIATATRPETPGALYASDLMKEVDPHAGAAA from the coding sequence ATGGTAGAAGGTTCGACTTTGTCTCATTCGCCGAACGGCAGTCGGCCGGTCGTGCTGGATGTGCAAGACCTGCGCGTGCACTACGCTACGCCGCGCGGCGACGTGATTGCGGTCAACGGCATCAGCTTTCAGGTGTATCAGGGGGAGACGGTGGGGTTGGTCGGCGAATCGGGGTGCGGCAAGACCACTACGGCCATGGCCATCCTGCGATTGGTGCAGCCACCCGGCCGCATCATCGGCGGGCGCGCGCTCATCGAGGGAACCGACCTCGTGCCGCTCACCGAAAAGCAACTGCGCGAGCTGCGCTGGAACAAGCTGGCGCTCATCCCCCAGGGCGCGATGAACTCGCTCAACCCGGTGATGCGCATCAAGGATCAGATCGGCGATGCCATCATTACGCATGAGGGTAAACAGCCGCGCGATGTGCTCAAACAGCGCATCCTCGACCTACTGAACCAGGTGGGCCTGCCGGCGCGCGTGTATAACATGTATCCGCACGAGCTGAGCGGGGGCATGAAGCAGCGCGTGTGCGTGGCGATGGCCATTGCCCTCAACCCCCCGCTCATCATCGCCGACGAGCCGACCAGCGCGCTCGACGTGGTGGTGCAGCGCGTGGTGGCGCAGACGTTGCTGGACGTGAAGCAGCGCTTGGGCGTGAGCATGATCCTGATCGGCCACGACATGGGCCTGCAGGCGCAGCTCGTGGATCGCATCATCGTGATGTACGCCGGCAACATCGTCGAGATTGCTCCCGTGCGCGAGGCGTTCAAGAACCCGCTGCACCCCTACACGCAGTTGCTCATCGCTTCGATCCCGTCCATTAAAGAGCGCAAACCGCTAAAGGTGACGGAGGGGTTGACGCACGACTTGCGCAACCCACCGCCCGGCTGCGTCTTCCAATTCCGCTGCCCCTACGCGCGGGAGATCTGCCGGTCGCTGCGCCCGCAGCTCAAAGCCTACGGCGTTGAGCACTTCACCGCGTGCCACATCTACGAGAACCCGATGCTCTACGAGAACAGCGCACCGATCGCCACGGCCACCCGGCCGGAGACGCCCGGCGCCTTGTATGCGTCCGACTTGATGAAGGAGGTGGATCCACATGCCGGCGCCGCTGCTTGA
- a CDS encoding peptide ABC transporter substrate-binding protein, translated as MNGSKKRLHVLGSALVGLSLLMGVTANVAQAASPEQTIPSVPREQTLILDIDGGKVVTPDLWNPLVPGSRRDHGFHQSMIEPLFILNYMTGKINPWLGESFTPNAKQDVWTLKLNKNAKWNDGKPVTADDVVFTIGELCLKVKELNCYGAMNDWVKSVKKIDTHTAEFTLNRPNPRFQLDYFSVKIWGGINIMPKHIWEGKDPLTFKNYEKGKSPVFSGPYKLVSFNTDGTEFIYDRDDNWWAAKSGFKPLPAPKRLIWTWAGPPENRVALMADRKLDSLMDITKGAFEALKAKNPNVIAWYKDLPYAVLDPCSRTFELNTTLEPWNDPEIRWALNYAIDRDQIVQIAYEGTTSKSRIPYPMYPPIQRLDKLLESKGIFEKYPIWEHNPKKTMEILEKKGWKKGSDGYYAKGGKQLSMVITTHEAFIEKQRIADVLVEQFQAVGINASHKKEAGQLWGDNFAFGKFEARMGWQMCGSVSEPWATLNTLNAKWIVPVGERANGNQWRWKNEEFSKIVDEIGVLPLGDKRIDDLFVKAMDIYFRELPVIPITQAKKLIPFDTTYWTNWPSDDNKYAPSWTWWQSFYDILVAIKPAKRS; from the coding sequence ATGAACGGTTCGAAGAAGCGATTGCATGTACTTGGCTCGGCCCTCGTCGGCCTCAGCCTGTTGATGGGCGTAACGGCAAACGTGGCGCAGGCCGCGTCGCCCGAGCAAACCATCCCGAGCGTTCCCAGAGAACAAACGTTGATCCTCGATATTGACGGCGGCAAGGTCGTCACGCCGGACCTGTGGAACCCCCTCGTCCCAGGCAGCCGCCGCGACCACGGCTTCCACCAATCCATGATCGAGCCGCTGTTCATCCTCAACTACATGACCGGCAAGATCAACCCATGGCTGGGCGAGAGCTTCACCCCCAACGCCAAGCAGGACGTTTGGACGCTCAAGCTGAACAAGAACGCCAAGTGGAACGACGGCAAGCCGGTCACGGCCGACGATGTCGTCTTCACCATCGGCGAGCTGTGCTTGAAGGTGAAAGAGCTGAACTGCTACGGCGCAATGAACGATTGGGTGAAGAGCGTCAAGAAGATAGACACGCACACCGCCGAGTTCACCCTGAATCGGCCGAATCCACGCTTCCAGCTCGACTACTTCTCGGTCAAGATCTGGGGCGGCATCAACATCATGCCCAAGCACATCTGGGAGGGCAAGGATCCGCTCACGTTCAAGAACTATGAGAAGGGCAAGTCGCCGGTGTTCAGCGGCCCCTACAAGCTGGTCAGCTTCAACACCGACGGCACCGAGTTCATCTATGACCGCGATGACAACTGGTGGGCAGCCAAGAGCGGCTTCAAGCCGTTGCCCGCGCCGAAGCGCCTGATCTGGACATGGGCCGGCCCGCCCGAGAACCGCGTCGCGTTGATGGCCGACAGGAAGCTGGACAGCTTGATGGACATTACCAAAGGCGCATTCGAAGCCCTCAAGGCCAAGAACCCGAACGTGATCGCCTGGTATAAGGACCTGCCGTATGCGGTGCTCGACCCCTGCTCGCGCACCTTCGAGCTGAACACCACGCTGGAGCCGTGGAACGACCCCGAGATTCGCTGGGCGCTCAACTACGCGATTGACCGCGACCAGATCGTGCAGATCGCCTACGAAGGCACCACCAGCAAGAGCCGCATCCCTTACCCAATGTATCCGCCCATCCAGCGCCTGGACAAGCTGCTGGAGTCCAAGGGCATCTTCGAGAAGTACCCGATCTGGGAGCACAACCCCAAGAAGACAATGGAGATCCTGGAGAAGAAGGGCTGGAAGAAGGGCAGCGACGGCTACTATGCCAAGGGCGGCAAGCAACTCTCGATGGTGATCACCACCCATGAGGCCTTCATCGAGAAGCAGCGCATCGCCGACGTGCTGGTCGAGCAGTTCCAGGCAGTCGGCATCAACGCCTCGCACAAGAAGGAAGCCGGCCAGCTCTGGGGCGACAACTTCGCCTTTGGCAAGTTCGAAGCGCGCATGGGCTGGCAAATGTGCGGTTCGGTGAGCGAGCCGTGGGCCACGCTGAACACGCTGAACGCCAAGTGGATCGTGCCCGTGGGCGAGCGCGCAAACGGCAACCAGTGGCGCTGGAAGAACGAGGAGTTCAGCAAGATCGTGGACGAGATCGGTGTGCTCCCGCTGGGCGACAAGCGCATTGACGATTTGTTCGTCAAGGCCATGGACATCTACTTCCGCGAGCTGCCGGTCATCCCGATCACTCAGGCCAAGAAGCTGATCCCGTTCGACACCACCTACTGGACCAACTGGCCGAGCGACGACAACAAGTACGCGCCGTCGTGGACGTGGTGGCAGAGCTTCTACGACATCTTGGTGGCGATCAAGCCGGCGAAGAGGTCGTAA
- a CDS encoding peptide ABC transporter ATP-binding protein: MPAPLLEIRDATKVYGGGLFGSGRRVVALQNFNLTIYEKPATITTIAGESGSGKTTLANLVLGFLQLTSGRILYKGVDIAAMNAQQRFEYRREVQAVFQDPYEVYNPFYRVKHIFELAVSRFKLADNKRDARDMIEDALRVVGMRGEEVLEKYPHQLSGGQRQRMMVARAYMLKPRIIVADEPVSMVDASLRAMILDIMLHLRNDYGISFLYITHDLSTAYQIGDDIYVLYQGLVAEKGDTAKVIEHPRHPYVQLLVNSIPVPDPEVKWDTNLRLPSEEEMRASVASGCRFYPRCPQRMDRCLRAVPPLYAIEARHEAACYLYDGEATTLPKSPEAVEA; the protein is encoded by the coding sequence ATGCCGGCGCCGCTGCTTGAGATTCGCGACGCGACGAAGGTCTACGGTGGCGGCCTGTTCGGTAGCGGCCGGAGGGTGGTCGCGCTGCAAAACTTCAACCTGACGATCTACGAGAAGCCGGCCACCATCACCACCATCGCCGGCGAAAGCGGCAGCGGCAAGACCACGCTGGCCAACCTGGTGCTCGGCTTTCTACAGCTCACCTCCGGTCGAATCCTCTACAAGGGCGTGGACATCGCGGCGATGAACGCGCAGCAGCGGTTCGAATATCGGCGCGAAGTGCAGGCCGTCTTTCAAGACCCTTACGAGGTCTATAACCCGTTCTACCGCGTCAAGCACATCTTCGAATTGGCCGTCAGCCGGTTCAAGCTGGCCGATAACAAGCGCGACGCGCGCGACATGATCGAGGATGCGCTGCGCGTGGTCGGCATGCGCGGCGAAGAGGTGCTGGAAAAGTATCCGCACCAGCTCAGCGGCGGCCAGCGCCAACGCATGATGGTGGCCCGCGCATACATGCTCAAACCGCGCATCATCGTGGCCGACGAGCCGGTCTCGATGGTGGACGCCTCGTTGCGCGCGATGATCCTGGACATCATGTTGCACTTGCGCAACGACTACGGCATCTCCTTCCTCTACATCACCCACGATCTGAGCACGGCCTACCAGATCGGCGACGACATCTACGTGTTGTATCAAGGCCTGGTGGCGGAGAAGGGCGACACGGCCAAGGTGATCGAGCACCCGCGCCATCCCTACGTGCAGTTGCTCGTCAACTCGATCCCCGTGCCCGACCCTGAGGTGAAGTGGGACACGAACTTGCGGCTGCCGTCCGAGGAGGAGATGCGCGCGAGCGTGGCCAGCGGCTGCCGCTTCTATCCCCGATGCCCGCAGCGCATGGATCGCTGCCTGAGAGCGGTCCCGCCGCTCTACGCGATCGAGGCGCGCCACGAGGCAGCGTGCTATCTCTACGATGGTGAAGCAACCACGCTTCCGAAATCCCCGGAGGCTGTGGAGGCATGA